Part of the Lotus japonicus ecotype B-129 chromosome 6, LjGifu_v1.2 genome, AAAATGAGTCTGATTCTTTCCTTGGAAGCTTTGCATAATTGGATCAGGAGCAAGCAAGCATATTATGTAATTTAAATAGGCTTAATTTTTAGATAATTTTCTTATGTGGTTAAATTGATTGGTACCTGCAGTTTGAATGGGCTTGGCAACACCCTGTTGAATCATTGGCTGTAAGGAAGGCAGCTGTTAATTTTAAATCCCTCTCAGGAATAGCCAATAAGATTAAACTTGCATACACTATGCTCACCCTTCCATCCTGGGAGAAGTATGGTCCTTTTCTCTATTAGATATTCATTTTGCAGGCATGGTATGGTTTAGATTTTGATACTAACATGATATAAATGATCACAGTATGAATATGACAGTGCACTTCTTTTCGACGAAGTACATGAAACATTGCGGTGGTTGCCCAAACTTGCCAGAGCACATGAAGGTCGAGACTGGTTCAATGGACGAACTTCCCTGTTATACTGAACGAATTGATGGTTTGTCTGAgaatgaagatgatgtggaATTTGAGAATAATGCTAGTACTAGTGGTTCTGTTCCAGTTGCAAGTGATGATTCTTTAACTCTTGATTCACCGAAGAGTCCAAATCACTGGGACAGGATTAGTGAAGCGTTTGGGGGGAGCAAAGAATCTGAAGCAAGAGAACCACCAGGTCATCCATCCACTACAGAAAACCCGAGTCTATCATTTGGTTTAATCACAACCACGCCGGTGAAATCATCGCCAGTAGCTTCATCAAAAAGAGTAGGGACTATTACAGAAAACCCGAGCCAGTCATTTGGTTTCATCACAACCACACCGGTGAAATCATCGCCGGTAACTTCATCAAAAAGAGTAGAGATTATTGAAGATGCAGATCTTTTGAACGTGATGAATAAGAGTGATGGTGAATTGAGTCAACCAGAATCTGTAAAATCAGATGCTGTTGATGTCAATAGCACATTCATTGTGCCCCATGAAGCTGAGATAGTTGATTTGTCCACCCCTTCTCCTAGCTGGAGAAACATTATAGATAGGAAGAAGAGGAGAGTTTCCTCTTCTGTTGGTTCTAATTTTATTGACTTAACTAAGTCCCCAAATTTTGTCCAATTGTAAGGTTTTGTCCAATGTCGTGAGAAAACATTAGTTGTTGAATAATCTGGCCTGTCATACCCTCCTGTTGCCATCCTCTGATGTCATAGATCATACATGCCAGCCACCACTGTATGTGTGAATTGTGACTGAAATCTGAACAAATAAGTGTCGTCTTGTTTCTTTCCACAATGTTTAATTTTGCAATATTGAATTAATATTTGCAATTTAACCAAGAGGTCCAAGAGTTTTATTTTTACGTTCAGGACTACTGCCAATTTTTTCAAATACCATATCATGTACTTGTCAAATGAGTTTGTATTATGCAGATTAGGTTAGCTTCCTCCAGTAATTGGATAGAAAGGAGCCAGTAAACAAATAAATGTTGTGGAAAACTTTTCATCCTTGCGACTTGAACGAATTTTCATCACGATCCATAAAAAGAATTTCATTCACTTTTTGTTAATGGATATCCAACGACGCCAACTGCTTTTAATGTTTCGTTAATCTGTTTACGGTAGCACAAACGGATATTTACATGCAATTGAAGGCTGGAACTTTTTATATGAATTGATTTGGAACACGGTTCCCATTACTTTCAACTAGTATTCAAGACACACATTAGATTCCAATAATTGGCCAGAATTGAGACAATAAACCACCAAACTCTTCAGGACAACAAATCTATGACAAATTCAAGTTCACCAAGTTTGATATTACAGTCTCAttcattaattaattacattttcATAGCATAAACAAAAAGATATACTGCAGATATTCAAAGAACCTCATGATTGTGAAAATCATGATCTGACACTCAGGTCTTTCAAAGCAGCATAAAAGAGGAAGTGTCCACCAGAGAGAATTTATCAACAACCAATGTTTTGTAGCTTGAAGCCAGTGTGATTCTCATAAGTTTTTCTCTCTCTGAAACAAGAGAAGCTAAAAGAAACAATTGTTGAAACGTGTACTCTGTGAGACGGGTGTGCAACCCttcttgcaagttgcaacccTTCTACACATTTGACCATTAATCTCTCTTGGAGTAATAATGCTACAGAAGGTTGGTATACACCTTTAGATTCTACTATCAACAAAATTTCAATAAGACTATCATATAACAAAATTGAGAAGTGATCTTCAACTTTGGCAAGCAGAATGACACAAAGATATGCTACTGTCTGGTCATACTATCATGAAAATGTGACACAGCtacaatcataaaaaaaattacaatgagGTTTGAAATGCAATATATgctaaaatgaaattaaaaaaaaaggccATTGCCACAATATCTCAAAATAGAGAATGTGTTATGACTGtggttgctgttgctgttgctgttggtCATGTATTTGTAACTGTTGTTCTGACTGTTGTGATTGCAGTTGTTGGTCACTTTGCCATACCCAAACAATATCCTGAAGAGCAGGCCTTATATCCTCCTTCAATATTTTCTGAAATTCCAATGTATCTCCATTTGATTTTTTCACTTCCACCATATGGAAGAAAGGAGTAACTTCAAAGATCTCTGCATCAATGGATAAAACCCCCTTCCTACCTTCATTGAGGTCCTCTAATCTCAACAAACCAGCagcttttttctttattttcaaaCTCAGCTGCTTCGCAATGTCTTCCAGCTTAGAGATGATGACCGATGCAGGTAGCTTTGAGCTAAATCTTGCTTCTCTTTTTTGAAACTTGTCATCAAAGAATCTAGAGAGATCAAAACCAGCAGAGAGGGAGATGATATCAAAGGCATTTATACTTACAGGCACAACCGGCTCTTCATTCGCTTCCACTCCATCACTTTGATCAGAAATAATGGTACCTGAAGAAGAGACGGTGTTGTTTTCCTCTACAGGTGTTTTATTCTTAGCTTTTGGTCCGTTTTTGAACCAATAACTTTCCTTAACCTTAGCAATGGAAATCCTAGTTTCTGGATTTGGATCCAATATATCGCTGAGTAGCCTGCATACTTCTGGTGGGAACCAATTAGGGCATTTTAATTCTGCTTTGCTTATCTTCCTATACATATGTATCAAATTTGAGTCGTAAAAGGGAAGATAACCCGCCAATAAGACAAAGAGAACTATTCCACAAGACCAAATATCAGTTTTGGCACCATCATATCCCTTCCTTTTGATGACTTCAGGAGCAACATAAGCAGGGGTGCCACAAGGTGTGTGGAGCAAGCCATCTTGCTGCTTGGCTTCCGCGAGAGCACTTAACCCGAAATCAGAAACCTTCAGATTCCCATTTTCATCCAATAGAATGTTTTCGGGCTTTATGTCTCGGTGGTACACGCCTCGACTGTGACAATAATCTACGGCATTGATTAGCTGCTTAAAATATCTGTGTGCAACAGCTTCTTTGAGTTTTCCTTTGGTCAACTTGTTGAAGAGCTCACCCCCTTTAGCATATTCCATAACAAAGTAAATCTTACTTTTGGTGGCCATAACCTCAAAAAGCTGTATAATATTGGGATGTCTAGCCAGTTTCATAATAGATATCTCGCACTTGATTCGATCAGCTAGCCCGGTTTTGATAACCTTATCTTTGTCCATCATTTTAATAGCCACGCCCTGGTTAGTTATTGCGCTCCGTGCATAGTAAACCTTTCCAAAGGTTCCCTGCCCTAGTAATCTTCCTAACTCATATCTTCCCATTAAGATATTTGATTTACTCTCCATATGAAACCTTCAAAGTAGTAAAATATCTAACACACTTCAACTCTATATCATTTACTATAAAGTACTTATATCTATATACATATAGGAGAAAGGTGTTTAGACCATCTTCACACAGATCATGTGTTAGCTAGCAGAACAGGCACTTTGAGAAAACTTGTGTGCCAATTGTACATCAAGGGAAAGCTAATGAATGAGAATGAGCTATAAATTTGTGGAACAATCTTGGAAAACATTAAGTGAGGCAGTAATGGCAAGGATAGCACCTTATGGATGTCAGAGACAGAGGTGCAGCCAAGAAGGCACATCTTATCAACATTCACAGGTGTGTCCCCGACCCGTCAATCACAACTGAGAGTATATGCTGGTAGCTGTAAACTGATGAACTTCAGCAGTATACTTGAATTTTAGCAGGTGATTTTTGCAAGAGGGAATCTGAAAAACAGAGAAAGAACAATACCCACTTCAATATATTAAACTGATCAACTCTTAAACAATAGGGGGAAAACTAAGAATGGCCATGACAAGATCATTTATCTGGGTTGCAAAGTGACTGAAAATTAATCTCTGTTTAGATGGTAAATatcaaaataaattgaaaattcaGATAGTAAGCTAGCTGATCTTcaaaaaatatgataaataacAATTCTACTCTGCCCAGTATAGTTTGGAAAATTTATTACAAATTCAACAAGAACCCAGAAACGAAACGAACGGATTCACAGTGGTAGAACCCCAATTCACTgtacaataaataaataactagaAGGTTCAAGTTGCACCCATAAATTGAAGCAGAAAATTTAACagaattgagaaaaataatcgAACCTCGAGGGATGGTTGGAACACAAGTAGAAGATGCAGGTGCAGCACAAACCCAGAGAGACATATATCATTcgagattctgaagagtgaagatTTTGATCAAACCAAATTGACTTGAAAgattaattaaattcaaaacttacttagaagttagaactatttttcttttaaagcaACATGGAATAAAtatatatctattttttttttttcttcataataaAAGTTGGGTGGGATAAAGGATGAAGGGTCCAGAGTTCGAACTCTGAAGATGagtaatttactaacattattaGCAACTAACatttatcaataaaaaaaacttttttaacgtcaaaaaaaaaataaaaaaaactttttgaattattattattatactataatgttgagcaagattactttcaattattattattttttgaaagtgatgaattattattataataccAAAATATTGAGCAAGTACGTGTGGGGGGCCATCCTAAGACGTGTGACCCAATGCAATGCATGCTTGTAGAGCAGGGCAGAGTCCCTGAAtgaaaatagataaaaaaagaaaatatttttaaaagtagAATTATGaaaggcttaatcctcatattagtccctgtctttgtgtcgccgtctgaaccaggtccctgatcggaaaattttgtggattaaatccctctcttttaaaaacgtatggagcaagtcctcgccggagtccggagctccgacgagtgatgatTTAGCGTGCTGACTGTGTAAATGATGCTTacgtggattttaaaaataaaaaataattacatatcagaaaattaaattaaattaataaaattaaaaccccaatttttttaaaacaattcaACCCTCTCAATTTTTTACTTCAGGGTACTTTAATTAACAAATTTTCTCCACCTTCTCATATTTCTCCCTCTCCCATCATACCCACCCACCATATCATCCTCAACAACATATCATCTGAAATCATCCATCTTCATCTTTGTCTCATCACCCTTCATCAATTTTGGCCAGACATCATCAACTCAACCTCCACCATCAAACCCCACAACCAGATAAGGtaaaatcaataattaaaaatacCCTAAATTCTTCATATATCTAAAATAAAGGTACTGGCATAAGGGAAAAACCAATTTGAAGGGAATAAACCAGAAGATAAATATTCAAAGCTAGTGGGAGATGAAGGCGTAAGGGCAAAACCCAATTTTGCTAAGTTTGACTTTAAAGTTGCAAGCTTTATTTCCATGGGCATCAAAAATAGTGGGAGAGGAGATGAAGGCGGTTGAGGCTTGGTCGCTTGGATCTTGTTGACCATACCTTAATTTTGATCTTGCAAATCATAAAATCAACTCATGCACATAAGTAGGAGAAAACCACCCCGTTCAATTAAAAGGAAACCCAGAACTAGCATTAAGAACCCAGAACAGTGCACAAACCAACAGAGGAAACCCAGAACAAGGATTCAAAACCCAGACACACATGGGTATTGCTGCAGCCTGCTCAATCTTCTACCCACCTCACTGCAACCCCATCCTCCGCAACCCAAAATTGTTTTGTTCTTTCCTCCTTGCACAAATCTGGGTTCATCTTCGATGAAGACGCAGCTCACGACAGAGGTCTGGGTGTTGGTCGCGACGGTTGGCGCAGCGGTGCACAGGTCCTAGGTCTCTTCGATTTGGCTCCGATCTGCCTCCATGAAACCAAACCCATAAGCTACCTCCGCCGCTCCTTGCCCAGATCTGACGATTCACCACCACCGCGAAGTCGCCAACCAACACCACTCGCCATTTCCTTtcactttttccttttttctctc contains:
- the LOC130722488 gene encoding uncharacterized protein LOC130722488 gives rise to the protein MRKRKGARSEIEEEEGEAVQVQEHHNNGKNENEGCEGNGFFACYLLASLNPRFKGHTYIGFTVNPRRRIRQHNGEIGCGAWRTKKRRPWEMVLCIYGFPTNVSALQFEWAWQHPVESLAVRKAAVNFKSLSGIANKIKLAYTMLTLPSWENMNMTVHFFSTKYMKHCGGCPNLPEHMKVETGSMDELPCYTERIDGLSENEDDVEFENNASTSGSVPVASDDSLTLDSPKSPNHWDRISEAFGGSKESEAREPPGHPSTTENPSLSFGLITTTPVKSSPVASSKRVGTITENPSQSFGFITTTPVKSSPVTSSKRVEIIEDADLLNVMNKSDGELSQPESVKSDAVDVNSTFIVPHEAEIVDLSTPSPSWRNIIDRKKRRVSSSVGSNFIDLTKSPNFVQL
- the LOC130722487 gene encoding CBL-interacting serine/threonine-protein kinase 10-like gives rise to the protein MESKSNILMGRYELGRLLGQGTFGKVYYARSAITNQGVAIKMMDKDKVIKTGLADRIKCEISIMKLARHPNIIQLFEVMATKSKIYFVMEYAKGGELFNKLTKGKLKEAVAHRYFKQLINAVDYCHSRGVYHRDIKPENILLDENGNLKVSDFGLSALAEAKQQDGLLHTPCGTPAYVAPEVIKRKGYDGAKTDIWSCGIVLFVLLAGYLPFYDSNLIHMYRKISKAELKCPNWFPPEVCRLLSDILDPNPETRISIAKVKESYWFKNGPKAKNKTPVEENNTVSSSGTIISDQSDGVEANEEPVVPVSINAFDIISLSAGFDLSRFFDDKFQKREARFSSKLPASVIISKLEDIAKQLSLKIKKKAAGLLRLEDLNEGRKGVLSIDAEIFEVTPFFHMVEVKKSNGDTLEFQKILKEDIRPALQDIVWVWQSDQQLQSQQSEQQLQIHDQQQQQQQPQS